Part of the Mycobacteriales bacterium genome is shown below.
GTCGACCGACCCGTTGTCGACGACGATGACCTGGTCACGCAGGCCGAGCGTCGGCCGGAGCGACTCGAGACAGGCGCGGGTCAGCTCCCACCCATTCCAGGCCGGGATGATGATGGACGCCGTGAGGCGCATGCCGTGCTCCAGGAGGTAGGCGGACACTCTGCCCCATCATCTGCCCTGTCGTCGGCAGATGTCCCGGCCGGTCGACCGCCCAGGCCTCTGGCCCGGATGTCAGGCGGAGTGCGCCGCCCCGACGAGCGGAGCCGCGGGAACCGGAACGCTCAGCCGGGTGCGGTAGTCCGACTGCGTCGCGATGGCCGTGTAGTACGCCGCCTTGCGCCGGGCCACCCGGCCGTCGGGGCGCTCCTCCTGCGGCAGCGCCTCGGGGGAGAGGTTGGCCGTCAGGCCGTCCTTGAGCAGGGCGAGCGCCTCCGAGCGCATCTGCGAGATGCGCGACTCGGTGACACCGAACTCGTCGGCGATCTGCTGCATCGGGCGCTCCTCGAAGAAGACACCGACGACGACGGCCCGCAGCCGCTCGGGCAGCAGCTCGACGGCGTCGCGCAGGTAGGCCTGGCGCTCGCGCTCGAGCAGGACCTGGTCCGGGCTCGGCTCACGGCTCGGCAGGACGCTGTCCACCCCGTGGTCCTCGACGACGGCCTGGAAGCTCAGCACGACCGACCGGTGCACGTCGTGCTGGTTGGCTGCGATCTCGTCCACCCGGACGCCCATGGTCTCGGCCAGCTCGGCGGGTGTCGCCTCCCGGCCCAACCGAGCGGCCAGCTGGCCGGCCGCCTCGTCCTGCTCGCGAGCCCGGCGGCGCACCGACCGGCTGGCCCAGTCGTGGTTGCGCAGCTCGTCGAGCAGGGCTCCCTGGATCCGGCGGGAGGCGTAGCGGCCGAAGGGGACGCCCCGCTCCTCCTGGAAGCTGCGCGCGGCCATCGCCAGGGCGGCCATGCCCGCCGACATCAGGTCATCGCGCTGGACGTGCGCCGGGAGTCGACGGCTCAGGTCGCTGACGGCGTAGCCGACGAGAGGGAGGTGCTGGCGGACCAGGGCGTCCTCCTCGGCGGGAGACAGGGCTGCGGGCGACTCGGGCGCGGCGATCGGCATGGCCATGCTCTCGGCCTGCTACCAGCTGCTGGTTGAGTGTTTCGGCCATACGAATCGAGAAATCGCCCGATGGGACTAGTCCGTCGGAGCAGGTGGCCGAAACCCCTCAACCGGGGGCAGGAGACGCCGATGACAAGACCACGACCCCCGAGAGCCGGGGTGTCAGTTCTGAGGCGAGGGCATGTCACTGACCGAGGTGTCGAGCATCCTGTGGCGTGAGCGTGAGCTGTTGGACCTCCTGCTGTTCAAGCTGGAGGAGGAGCAGCTGCTGCTGGCCGCGGGACGTTCGCGCTGGCTGGGTCACGCCACCCGCGAGGTCGAGATGGTGCTCGAGGAGCTGCGCCGGGCCGAGCTCGGCCGGGCCGTCGAGGTGGAGGCCGTCGCAGCCTCGCTGGGGCTCGAGCCGGACGTCAGCCTGCGGGTGCTGGCCGAGAAGGCACCGGCGCCCTGGGACGACATCCTGCGCGAGCACCGCAATGCCTTCCTGGCCGCGAGCCAGGAGATCTCCGCACTGGCCCAGGCCAACAAGGAGCTGCTGACCAGCGGCTTCCGCGCCGCCCGGGAGACGCTGATGTCCCTGGGTGAGCCGGAGGTCGCCACCTACGACCCTTCCGGCCAGAGCGTGCAGCGCAACCGTGGCCCCCGACTGCTGAACGAGGCGATCTGACATGTCCACCTTCTCCGGCCTGAGTGTCGGACTGTCCTCGCTCTACGCGCAGCGCCGTGGCCTCGAGCTGACCGGCCACAACATCTCCAACGCCAACACCGAGGGCTACAGCCGCCAGCGGCTGCGGCTGCAGGCAGACGGCGGCCCGCTCATCCCGGCGATCCACTCGCGCTGGAACGGTGCCGGTAACGGCGTCACCACCGCGGCTGTCGAGCGCCTGCGGGACGTCTTCCTCGAGGCGCGCTCGGTGCAGGAGCGCGGTACCGATGCGGGTCTGCGGGGCAACCAGGTGCTGCTCGGTCGCGTCGAGGCGGTCCTGTCCGAGCCGGGCGACTCAGGCATCCAGTCGCAGCTGGCCGACTTCTGGTCCGGCTGGGACGACGTCGCCAACCAGCCCGACAACCTGGCGGCCCGCAGCCAGCTCCTCGAGCGGGCGCAGACGCTGGCCGGCGGCCTGAACGGCGCCTCGGAGCGGCTCGAGAAGCAGTGGTCGGCCTCGCGGGAGCAGCTCTCCGCCACCGTGCAGGACATCAACGCCACGGCCTCCTCCGTCGCGGAGTACAACCGGGCGATCATGAGCGCGACGAAGGCGGGCCTGTCCCCCAACGACCTGGCCGACCAGCGCGACCTCATGGTGCAGCGCCTCGGCGAGCTGGCCGGGGTGACGCTTCGTCCGGGCGAGTCCGGCTCTGTGGACGTCTACGTGGGTGGCACGGCGCTCGTCCGCGGCGACACGGCGGAGCGGTTGGCGGTCACCGGCCCCGAGTCCATGCCGCAGCCGCAGATCGACCCGCCCGCAGCCACGCCGACCCCGCTGGTCGGTTTGGCCTGGGAACGGGACGGCTACCCGGTCTCGACCGGCGGGAGCAGCGGTGGCTTGGTGCAGGGCATGAACGACGTGCTGCCCCGCCACCGCGACCAGCTCAGCGCACTGTCCGGCAAGCTGATCACCCAGGTCAACGACGTGCACACCGCCGGATACGACCAGAACGGCCTGCCGGGCGGGGACTTCTACACCTCGAGTGCGGACGGGCGGCTGGTAGTGGCCTTCACCGACCCGGAGCGAGTGGCGGCCAGCGACGAGGGAGACCCCCTGTCGCCGTCGCCCAACCGCAGCGGCGGCAACGCCGCCAGGCTGGCCGAGCTGTCGACGGCCAAGGGTGGCCCGGACGAGCTCTACCGGCAGATCGTGGTGGGGCTGGGCGTCGAGGCGCAGACCGCGAACCGCCGGGTCGACATCCAGAGCAACATCCTCAGCCAGATCGACGGGGCCCGGGAGGCCGAGGCCGGTGTCAACCTGGACGAGGAGATGACCAGCATGCTCGCCTACCAGCGCGCCTACGAGGGCGCTGCCCGCTTCGTCAGTGCCGTCGACCAGATGCTCGACACCCTCATCAACCGCACCGGCATCGTCGGCCGCTAGGAGATCTCGCCATGTCCACCGCTTTCCGCATCACGCAGCGGACCGTCAGCAACACGATGCTGGCCGGTCTGCAGGCCAACATGGGCCGCATGCAGAAGCTGCAGGAGCAGCTGTCCTCCGGTAAGGAGGTCAGCCGGCCGTCCGACTCCCCGGTCAAGACCGTCGAGGCGATGCAGTTCCGCTCCGGCATCCGGCGCACCGAGCAGTACGCCCGCAACGCCGACGACGGCCTCGCGGTGCTCGGCACGACCGACGCGGCGCTGACCGACTCGCTGAACATGACGGGCCGTGTACGCGAGCTCACCATCCAGGGGCTGAACGACACGCTGAACCCGCAGGCACGTGAAGCCATCGCCGCCGAGATCGACACCCTGCGCGAGGGGCTGCTCGGTATGGCGAACACGCGCTACCTCGACCGGCCGATCTTCGGCGGCAACACCAACTCAGCCGATGCGTACGACAAGGCAGGGACCTTTCTCGGCGACGGCGGCAAGGTCACCCGGACCGTCGCGCCCGGGGTCAAAGTGGAGGCGAACGTGAACGGGCCGGACGTGTTTGGCAAGGACGGTGAGGACTCGCACCTGTTCACCGTGCTGAAGAAGATCTCGGACGCACTGCGCGGCCAGACACCCGACATGCACGCCGACCTCAGCACAGGGCTGAAGAACCTCGACGTCGCGGTCGACCGCGTGATCACCACCCTCGGCCAGGTCGGCGCCCGCTTCAACCGCGTCGAGACCATGCGCAACGCGGCCGAGGACCAGCTGCTCACGTTGACGAACAGCCTGTCGGAGGCCGAGGACATCGACCTGCCGAAGACGATCGTCGAGCTCCAGATGCAAGAGGTCGCCTACAAGGCGGCTCTCGGCGCCACTGCCCGTGTCGTCCAGCCCTCCCTTCTCGACTTCCTTCGCTAACAGGAGCCTTCGTTGACCACTGCCGTTCTGCCTGAGACTGTCCTGCCCGTGCTGACGATGGACGGCGGCCTGGCCGGCTTCCCCGGAGCCGACCGCTACGCGCTCGTCGAGCTGCCCGAGGCCAGCCCGCTCTTCCTCCTGCGCAGCCTGGACGTGGAGGGCCTGGAGTTCGTCGTCGCACCGCCGGCCGTGTTCTTCGCCGACTACGCCCCGGAGCTGGACGACGCCACCGTCGACCTGCTGGGCATCACCGACGCGACGGACGTCCTGCTGCTGGTCATGCTCACGGTCGGGACCGGTATCGAGACCGCCACGGCCAACCTGCTGGCCCCGATCGTCATCAACCAGCGCACCCGCTCTGCCGCGCAGGTGGTCCTGCAGGCCGACTGGCCGCTGCGCGCCCCGCTGCGCCCCTGACGCCGATCGGGCTCGACCACCGGCTTACTGGACATGTCGTCGCGGATTCGCGCTAGGATTCTGTACATGACGACCCTCCCGTTGGCGGACGCCCGCGCGCAGCTCTCGCGGCTGATCGACGACGCGGCAAGCACCCACGAGCGTTTCGAGATCACCCGCAACGGTCGTCGCGCGGCGGTGCTGCTCTCCGCCGACGACTACGACACGCTGCAGGACACGATCGCCGTCCTCTCCGACGCCGACCTGCTGGCGGCACACGTGGACGGTCGCGCGGCTCTCGAGGCCGGTGACGTCCTGGACGCCGAGCAGCTCGCCGACACCATGCGGAGGGCAGGTCGGCTCCGGCGGTGAGCGAGCGCTACCGGCTGCACATCGCGCGCCCGGCGGCGAGAGCCCTGGCAGAACAGCTGCCCGAGAAGGTGGCCGCAGCGGCCTATGAGTTCATCACCGGTCCGCTGCTCGACGACCCACACCGCGTCGGCAAGCCGCTCGCGCCGCCGATGGCCCCTGCCTGGACCGCCCGCCGAGGCAGCTACCGGATCCTGTACCACCTCGATGACGTGCACCGCCTCGTCCAGGTCACGGCCGTGCGGCATCGCTGCGAGGCCCACCGGTCCTGACCTCGGCGAGGGTGCTGTGCACCCGCCTGCCCGGTCGCCCTGCCTATGCTGGCCTTCCTGGTCCACCACGGAAGGAACACCAGATGCTGGTCCTCACCCGCCGCAGTCAGCAGAGCATCATGATCGGCAAGGACGTGGTCATCACGATCCTGGAGGTGCGCGGCGACCAGGTCCGCCTGGGCGTGTCCGCGCCCCGGGACGTGGCGGTGCACCGCGAGGAGGTCTTCCTCGAGCTGCAGGAGGCCAACAAGTCCGCCGCCTCCCCGTCGGCCGAGGCGATCAGCGCCCTGGGCAGCCTGCTGTCTGCTCCCGATCCCGACAAGGCTGACGAGAAGGACACACCCGGCACGACCTGAAGGCTCAGGTTCGGCGCGAACAGCCCGATACCAGTGACGAGCGGGACGCACACGTCGTCCCCACTGGTTAGGAGGGACGTGGCGTGGAGCTCGACGACATCGTCCGCGAGTTCCTGCTCGAGAGCCACGAGAACCTCGACCAGCTGGACCTGGACCTGGTCGCCCTGGAGCACGAGCCGGACTCCCGGCCCCTGCTCGGCAGCGTCTTCCGCACCATCCACACGATCAAGGGCACCTGCGGCTTCCTGCCCTTCCCGCAGCTCGAGCGCGTCGCGCATGTCGGGGAGAGCCTGCTGGTCCAGCTCCGCGACGGCCGGCTGGCGCTCACGCCGGACGTGGTCGACGCGCTGCTCCGGCTGGTCGACGCGATCCGCAACGCGCTGGCCCGGATCGAGAAGACCGGCGAGGAGGGCAGCGCCGACAACGCCGACCTGATCGCGACCCTGACCGCGCTGCAGGAGCCCCGGGACGAGTCCGCCGAGCCCCGCAACCAGGCCCCGTACGCCTCTCCCACGCACGTCGGCCCGGTGGTGGGGACGCAGCCGCTGGGCCAGGTCATGATCCAGACCGGCGACGTCGAGCTGGAGGACGTCACGCTGGCGGTGCTGGCGCAGGCCGGCGGCGACGAGCGCCGGATCGGCGAGATCCTCGTCGGGCTCGGTGCCACGGACGCCGATCACGTCGTCAACGCGCTCGAGGTGCAGGTCGAGACCGGCCGGTCCGCCGCTGACAGCACGATCCGGGTCGACGTGGACCTGCTGGACTCGCTCATGCGCCTGGTGGGCGAGCTTGTCCTCACCCGCAACCAGATCGTGCAGCACGCGGGAGGTCGCGGCGACGCGGCCCTGACCCGCTCCTCGCAGCGGCTGAACCTCATCGCCAGCGAGCTGCAGGAGGGCGTCATGAAGACGCGCCTGCAGCCCATCGACAACCTGTGGAGCAAGCTCATCCGCATCGTGCGCGACCTCGGCGTGGCCTGCGGCAAGCAGGTGCACCTGGAGCTGCAGGGCCGCGACACCGAGCTGGACAAGACCATCCTCGAGGCGATCAAGGACCCGCTCACGCACTGCGTGCGCAATGCGGTGGACCACGGCTTCGAGACGCCCGAGGAGCGGCAGGCCGCCGGCAAGCCGGCCGAGGGAACCCTGCTGCTGCGCGCTTTCCACGAGGGCGGTCAGGTCAACGTCGAGATCGTCGACGACGGGCGCGGCATCGACGCCGGGCGGCTGGGTGCAAAGGCGCTCGAGCGCGGCATGGTCACCACCGAGCAGCTGGCCCGGATGACCGAGCGTGAGCTGCTGCAGCTGGTCTTCCTTCCCGGCCTGTCCACCGCGGGCGAGGTCACGAACGTGTCCGGCCGCGGCGTCGGCATGGACGTCGTGAAGACCAACATCGAGAAGATCGGCGGCGCGGTCGACGTGACCAGCCGCCCCGGCCGCGGCACGACGTTCCGCTTCAAGATCCCGCTGACACTCGCGATCATCCCTGCCTTGATCGTCGCCTGCGGCGAGCAGCGGTACGCGATCCCGCAGGTCAGCCTGGTCGAGCTCGTCCGCCTGGAGGAAGGCAGCTCCGGCGCAGGGAAGGCCATCGAGCGCATCTCGGGTGCACCGGTGCTGCGGCTGCGCGGGAACCTGCTGCCGCTGGTCTACCTCAACGAGCAGCTCACACTGCCCAAGCGCGAGGACGACGGCTCGGCCACCTTCATCGTCGTCCTGCAGGCCGACGAGCGGCAATTCGGGCTCGTGGTGGACCGGATCCACAACACCGAGGAGATCGTCGTCAAGCCGCTCGGCGCACAGCTGAAGGGCCTTGCGCTCTACGCCGGTGCGACCATCCTGGGTGACGGCGCGGTGGCGCTGATCCTGGACACGCTGGCGCTGGCTCAGCGGGCCCACGTCCTGCAGCCGGGCAGTGACCGCCGGTCCTCCGCGCAGCAGGTCGACAGCAGCGCGGCGTCCCGGGTCGCCCAGCCGCTGCTGCTCGTCGGCTGCGGCGGACGTCCCGCTGCCATCCCGCTGGCGATGGTCACCCGCCTGGAGCAGTTCCCGGCAGCCGCCGCGGAGCAGGTCGGGCATCGCGAGGTCGTGCAGTACCGCGGGGCGATCCTGCCCCTGGTTCGGCTCGACCACGGCTCCGGCGGGTCGGCCGACCCGCTCAACGTCATCGTCTACACCGAGAACGGCCGCAGCGTCGGGCTCGTGGTGGACTCCATCGTCGACATCACCCGCGACGTGGCCGGCAGCGACGAGCAGGAGCAGTCGGGCTCGGCGGTCGTCCAGGGGCGGGTGACCGAGCTGCTGAATGTCCGGGAGGCCATCCTCAGCGGCGACCCGCACTTCTACAGCACCGAGCTGCCCACGTCCCTGGGTGTCTTCGCATGAGCAGCCAGCAGTTCACCACCTTCACCGTCGGCGGCCAGCTGTTCGGCGTGGAGGTCGAGAGTGTCCAGGAGATCATCCGCTACCAGCCGATGACGCCCGTACCGCTCGCCGCTCCGGCGGTGGCCGGGCTGATCAACCTGCGCGGCCAGGTCATCCCGGCCATCGACGTCCGGCAACGGCTCTCGACGTGGTCGCGAGGCGGCCCGGAGCGGCCGGTGAACGTCATCGTGCGCACCGACACCGGTCCGGTCAGCCTGCTCGTCGACCAGATCGGCGACGTCGTCGACGCCCGGGACGACGACTTCGAACCCCCGCCCGAGACGCTGGTCGGCCCGGCCCGGGCGCTCATCCGCGGCGCCTACAAGCTCGACACCGAGCTGCTGCTCGCCCTCGACGTCGCCGGCGTCGTCACCATCGCCTCCCACCCCGACGGCCTGACCAGGCCTTCTTCCCCCTCCACGAAAGGAACGGCCGGTCATGGCTAGCACTCCCACGAGGAGCCCGATCCGCTCGGGCAACGCCCTCTCCCGCAGGTTCACCGACCTCAACGTCGGCCCCAAGATCCTGGCCGCGGTCCTCGCGGTCGCCGTCGTCGCCGTCGGCATCGGCCTGCTCAGCATCAGCCGGCTGGGCTCGGTGCAGCAGCGCGCGGCCGTCATCAGCGACAGCAACATGGTGTCGATCCGTACGCTGGGCGACGTGCGGGCTGCCACGCTCCAGTCGCGCGTGGACCTGACCAACCACGCCCTGAGCGCCGACCCGAAGGTCATGGCGTCGTACGAGAAGGCTATCGAGGAGGACGACGTCCACGTCGACGCGGACATCGCGGCCTACCGGGAGAGCAACCCGGCCGGGCTGGCGCAGGTGGAGGAGTTCGTCACGGTCTGGGCCGGATACCGGCAGGTGCGCGACAACGAGCTGCTGCCGGCCAGCCGGGCGAACGACGAGGCCACCTTCCAGCGGGTTCGTAACGAGAAGGCCGCCCCGATGGCGGAATCCGCTCTCGACCTGCTGAGCCAGGCTCAGGAGGCCGAGCAGGCGGATGCGCAGGCCAACACGCGCGAGGCGGCGCAGACCGTCGCCGACGCCCGCCAGGCGATCCTGCTCTTCCTGGTCCTCGGCCTGGTCGCCGGGCTCGGCCTGGCCACCTACGTCGCCCGGCTCATCACCAGGCCGCTGCGCACCGTCTCCGACGTGCTCGAGGGCGTGGCGCAGGGCGACCTCACCCGCACCGCCAACATCGACAGCAAGGACGAGGTCGGCACGATGGCCCGCGCCCTGGACGTCGCCACGGAGAACATGCGCCAGGCGGTGCAGGCGATGGCCGGCAGCGCCACCACGCTCAGCTCCTCGAGCGAGGAGCTCTCCGCCGTGAACAACCAGATCGCCGCCAACGCCGAGGAGACCTCCGCGCAGTCCGGCGTCGTCTCCGTCGCGGCCGAGCAGGTCAGCCGCAACGTGCAGACGGTGGCGACCGGCGCCGAGGAGATGGGTGCCTCCATCCGCGAGATCGCCCAGAACGCCGACGAGGCGGCCCGCGTGGCGGCCAGCGCGATGAGCGTGGCGCAGACGACCAACGCCACCGTCGCCAAGCTCGGCACCAGCTCCGCCGAGATCGGCAACGTCGTCAAGGTGATCACCTCCATCGCCGAGCAGACCAACCTGCTGGCGCTGAACGCGACCATCGAGGCGGCCCGTGCGGGCGAGGCCGGCAAGGGCTTCGCGGTCGTGGCCAACGAGGTCAAGGACCTCGCGCAGGAGACCGCCAAGGCAACCGAGGACATCGGCCGCCGGGTCGAGGCCATCCAGTCCGACACCCGGGCCGCGGTCGAGGCCATCGGCGAGGTCAGCGCCATCATCGGCCGGATCAACGACTTCCAGACCACCATCGCCTCGGCGGTGGAGGAGCAGACCGCCACCACCAACGAGATGAGCCGCAACATCGCCGAGGCCGCGACCGGCTCGACCGAGATCGCGTCCAACATCTCCGGAGTCGCCTCTGCGGCGCAGACCACCAGCTCCGGGGTGACCCAGTCGCAGGCGGCGGCCAACGAGCTCGCCCGGTTGGCCACCGAGCTCCAGCAGCTGGTCAACCAGTTCCGGTTCGAGGCTGCTGCACACGCCGTCGACCTGCCCG
Proteins encoded:
- a CDS encoding sigma-70 family RNA polymerase sigma factor; this encodes MAMPIAAPESPAALSPAEEDALVRQHLPLVGYAVSDLSRRLPAHVQRDDLMSAGMAALAMAARSFQEERGVPFGRYASRRIQGALLDELRNHDWASRSVRRRAREQDEAAGQLAARLGREATPAELAETMGVRVDEIAANQHDVHRSVVLSFQAVVEDHGVDSVLPSREPSPDQVLLERERQAYLRDAVELLPERLRAVVVGVFFEERPMQQIADEFGVTESRISQMRSEALALLKDGLTANLSPEALPQEERPDGRVARRKAAYYTAIATQSDYRTRLSVPVPAAPLVGAAHSA
- the flgN gene encoding flagellar export chaperone FlgN produces the protein MSLTEVSSILWRERELLDLLLFKLEEEQLLLAAGRSRWLGHATREVEMVLEELRRAELGRAVEVEAVAASLGLEPDVSLRVLAEKAPAPWDDILREHRNAFLAASQEISALAQANKELLTSGFRAARETLMSLGEPEVATYDPSGQSVQRNRGPRLLNEAI
- the flgK gene encoding flagellar hook-associated protein FlgK, yielding MSTFSGLSVGLSSLYAQRRGLELTGHNISNANTEGYSRQRLRLQADGGPLIPAIHSRWNGAGNGVTTAAVERLRDVFLEARSVQERGTDAGLRGNQVLLGRVEAVLSEPGDSGIQSQLADFWSGWDDVANQPDNLAARSQLLERAQTLAGGLNGASERLEKQWSASREQLSATVQDINATASSVAEYNRAIMSATKAGLSPNDLADQRDLMVQRLGELAGVTLRPGESGSVDVYVGGTALVRGDTAERLAVTGPESMPQPQIDPPAATPTPLVGLAWERDGYPVSTGGSSGGLVQGMNDVLPRHRDQLSALSGKLITQVNDVHTAGYDQNGLPGGDFYTSSADGRLVVAFTDPERVAASDEGDPLSPSPNRSGGNAARLAELSTAKGGPDELYRQIVVGLGVEAQTANRRVDIQSNILSQIDGAREAEAGVNLDEEMTSMLAYQRAYEGAARFVSAVDQMLDTLINRTGIVGR
- the flgL gene encoding flagellar hook-associated protein FlgL, whose translation is MSTAFRITQRTVSNTMLAGLQANMGRMQKLQEQLSSGKEVSRPSDSPVKTVEAMQFRSGIRRTEQYARNADDGLAVLGTTDAALTDSLNMTGRVRELTIQGLNDTLNPQAREAIAAEIDTLREGLLGMANTRYLDRPIFGGNTNSADAYDKAGTFLGDGGKVTRTVAPGVKVEANVNGPDVFGKDGEDSHLFTVLKKISDALRGQTPDMHADLSTGLKNLDVAVDRVITTLGQVGARFNRVETMRNAAEDQLLTLTNSLSEAEDIDLPKTIVELQMQEVAYKAALGATARVVQPSLLDFLR
- a CDS encoding flagellar assembly protein FliW, whose translation is MTTAVLPETVLPVLTMDGGLAGFPGADRYALVELPEASPLFLLRSLDVEGLEFVVAPPAVFFADYAPELDDATVDLLGITDATDVLLLVMLTVGTGIETATANLLAPIVINQRTRSAAQVVLQADWPLRAPLRP
- a CDS encoding type II toxin-antitoxin system Phd/YefM family antitoxin; the encoded protein is MTTLPLADARAQLSRLIDDAASTHERFEITRNGRRAAVLLSADDYDTLQDTIAVLSDADLLAAHVDGRAALEAGDVLDAEQLADTMRRAGRLRR
- a CDS encoding type II toxin-antitoxin system RelE/ParE family toxin, translated to MSERYRLHIARPAARALAEQLPEKVAAAAYEFITGPLLDDPHRVGKPLAPPMAPAWTARRGSYRILYHLDDVHRLVQVTAVRHRCEAHRS
- the csrA gene encoding carbon storage regulator CsrA: MLVLTRRSQQSIMIGKDVVITILEVRGDQVRLGVSAPRDVAVHREEVFLELQEANKSAASPSAEAISALGSLLSAPDPDKADEKDTPGTT
- a CDS encoding chemotaxis protein CheW, producing the protein MELDDIVREFLLESHENLDQLDLDLVALEHEPDSRPLLGSVFRTIHTIKGTCGFLPFPQLERVAHVGESLLVQLRDGRLALTPDVVDALLRLVDAIRNALARIEKTGEEGSADNADLIATLTALQEPRDESAEPRNQAPYASPTHVGPVVGTQPLGQVMIQTGDVELEDVTLAVLAQAGGDERRIGEILVGLGATDADHVVNALEVQVETGRSAADSTIRVDVDLLDSLMRLVGELVLTRNQIVQHAGGRGDAALTRSSQRLNLIASELQEGVMKTRLQPIDNLWSKLIRIVRDLGVACGKQVHLELQGRDTELDKTILEAIKDPLTHCVRNAVDHGFETPEERQAAGKPAEGTLLLRAFHEGGQVNVEIVDDGRGIDAGRLGAKALERGMVTTEQLARMTERELLQLVFLPGLSTAGEVTNVSGRGVGMDVVKTNIEKIGGAVDVTSRPGRGTTFRFKIPLTLAIIPALIVACGEQRYAIPQVSLVELVRLEEGSSGAGKAIERISGAPVLRLRGNLLPLVYLNEQLTLPKREDDGSATFIVVLQADERQFGLVVDRIHNTEEIVVKPLGAQLKGLALYAGATILGDGAVALILDTLALAQRAHVLQPGSDRRSSAQQVDSSAASRVAQPLLLVGCGGRPAAIPLAMVTRLEQFPAAAAEQVGHREVVQYRGAILPLVRLDHGSGGSADPLNVIVYTENGRSVGLVVDSIVDITRDVAGSDEQEQSGSAVVQGRVTELLNVREAILSGDPHFYSTELPTSLGVFA
- a CDS encoding chemotaxis protein CheW: MSSQQFTTFTVGGQLFGVEVESVQEIIRYQPMTPVPLAAPAVAGLINLRGQVIPAIDVRQRLSTWSRGGPERPVNVIVRTDTGPVSLLVDQIGDVVDARDDDFEPPPETLVGPARALIRGAYKLDTELLLALDVAGVVTIASHPDGLTRPSSPSTKGTAGHG
- a CDS encoding methyl-accepting chemotaxis protein, with the protein product MASTPTRSPIRSGNALSRRFTDLNVGPKILAAVLAVAVVAVGIGLLSISRLGSVQQRAAVISDSNMVSIRTLGDVRAATLQSRVDLTNHALSADPKVMASYEKAIEEDDVHVDADIAAYRESNPAGLAQVEEFVTVWAGYRQVRDNELLPASRANDEATFQRVRNEKAAPMAESALDLLSQAQEAEQADAQANTREAAQTVADARQAILLFLVLGLVAGLGLATYVARLITRPLRTVSDVLEGVAQGDLTRTANIDSKDEVGTMARALDVATENMRQAVQAMAGSATTLSSSSEELSAVNNQIAANAEETSAQSGVVSVAAEQVSRNVQTVATGAEEMGASIREIAQNADEAARVAASAMSVAQTTNATVAKLGTSSAEIGNVVKVITSIAEQTNLLALNATIEAARAGEAGKGFAVVANEVKDLAQETAKATEDIGRRVEAIQSDTRAAVEAIGEVSAIIGRINDFQTTIASAVEEQTATTNEMSRNIAEAATGSTEIASNISGVASAAQTTSSGVTQSQAAANELARLATELQQLVNQFRFEAAAHAVDLPAQRGPATYALSTTH